In the Staphylococcus sp. IVB6240 genome, one interval contains:
- a CDS encoding UDP-N-acetylmuramoyl-L-alanyl-D-glutamate--L-lysine ligase: MNAQELFQHILMKQVVGTLDREIDDITTDSRTARQGSIFVASKGYTVDSHRFAQKVVAQGCQVVVVSRELELEGDVTQVIVPDTLRVASHLAHRLYDFPSQQLTTIGVTGTNGKTSIATMVHHIFRKLDKGSAYLGTNGFQINEHVTKGQNTTPETVSLTKKLHEAVQANAAAMTLEVSSHGLSLGRLSGVTFDVAIFSNLTQDHLDFHGTMEAYGHAKSLLFSQLGQDVSQAKYAIVNNDDPFSEYLKTVTPYEVFTYGIEEDAQFMAKNIKATLQGVTFDFVTPFGTYPVKSPYVGAFNIANLMAAMLGVWASGESLEHVTQVVETLEPVEGRLEVLDPSLPIDLIIDYAHTADGMTKLIDAVQPFVKQKLIFLIGMAGERDLTKTPEMGRVASRADYVILTPDNPANDDPKMLTAELAKGMTHENYVEFTDRAEGIRHAIEMAEPGDTVVLASKGREPFQIMAGHVKVPHRDDLIGLEAAYEKFGGRPDED, translated from the coding sequence GTGAATGCGCAAGAACTTTTTCAACATATATTAATGAAACAAGTAGTAGGAACGCTAGATAGAGAAATAGACGATATTACGACAGATTCACGAACAGCAAGACAAGGAAGTATTTTTGTTGCTTCTAAAGGCTATACGGTAGATAGTCATCGTTTTGCACAAAAGGTTGTCGCACAAGGCTGTCAAGTTGTTGTGGTAAGTCGGGAGTTAGAATTAGAAGGTGATGTGACACAAGTGATTGTACCAGATACATTGCGTGTTGCGAGTCATCTGGCACATCGTTTGTATGACTTTCCTAGTCAACAACTAACAACAATTGGTGTGACAGGTACCAATGGTAAAACATCGATTGCAACGATGGTACATCATATTTTCCGAAAGCTTGATAAGGGGAGCGCTTATTTAGGAACGAATGGTTTTCAAATTAATGAACACGTCACTAAAGGGCAAAATACGACACCTGAGACGGTATCCCTGACTAAAAAATTGCACGAAGCGGTTCAAGCAAATGCGGCTGCAATGACTTTAGAAGTGTCATCTCACGGTTTAAGCTTAGGGCGTTTAAGTGGTGTTACTTTTGATGTTGCTATTTTTTCAAATTTAACGCAAGATCATTTAGATTTTCACGGTACAATGGAAGCTTATGGTCATGCTAAATCATTGTTATTCAGTCAATTAGGTCAAGATGTGTCACAAGCTAAGTATGCTATCGTGAATAATGATGATCCATTTTCAGAGTATTTGAAGACTGTAACCCCATATGAAGTATTTACATATGGTATTGAAGAAGATGCACAATTTATGGCAAAAAATATTAAAGCCACATTGCAAGGTGTTACTTTTGACTTTGTGACACCATTTGGGACATATCCCGTTAAGTCACCTTATGTCGGTGCATTTAATATTGCCAACCTGATGGCAGCGATGTTAGGTGTATGGGCAAGTGGTGAAAGTTTAGAGCATGTCACACAAGTAGTTGAGACACTAGAGCCTGTAGAAGGGCGATTAGAAGTATTGGATCCATCACTTCCAATTGATTTAATCATTGATTATGCCCATACAGCAGATGGTATGACTAAGTTAATAGATGCGGTACAACCTTTTGTGAAGCAGAAGTTGATTTTCTTAATCGGTATGGCTGGAGAACGCGACTTGACGAAAACACCAGAAATGGGTCGCGTAGCCTCACGTGCTGATTATGTTATTTTAACGCCTGACAACCCGGCAAATGATGATCCGAAAATGTTAACAGCAGAGTTAGCAAAAGGAATGACACATGAAAATTATGTGGAATTCACAGATCGAGCAGAGGGGATCCGACATGCGATTGAGATGGCTGAACCAGGTGATACAGTCGTCTTAGCATCCAAAGGGCGTGAACCATTCCAAATTATGGCTGGTCATGTAAAAGTACCACATCGCGATGATTTGATTGGTTTAGAAGCTGCCTATGAGAAGTTTGGAGGTCGTCCAGATGAAGATTAG
- a CDS encoding diglucosyl diacylglycerol synthase: MSTQKKKVLILTGSFGNGHTQVTNSIVSYLNKMQLHDLTVIEHDLFLEAHPIITTLCKQWYINSFKYFRRMYKTFYYSRPEKIDKCFYKYYGLNKLLNLLLKEKPDLILLTFPTPVVSVLTEQFNMNIPIATVLTDYRMHKNWITPNSTRYYVATEDLKAELTNIGIPSEQTKVTGIPVSAQFETPIDREQWLLQHHLDPDAPTILMSAGAFGVSKGFQQMIERIIAETPNAQVVMVCGRNKALKRQLSSDFKGTKNVLILGYTKEMNEWMAASQLMITKPGGITISEGLARQIPMIFLNPAPGQELENAYYFEAKGFGKIAQTPTEAINIVTHLLQQPQERQRMVQHIIDARVSNSTQKLCDDLLHLLYDATAYQTVYGRVPLYARLLVK; this comes from the coding sequence ATGAGTACTCAAAAGAAAAAAGTATTAATATTGACTGGTTCCTTTGGCAATGGCCATACCCAAGTCACTAATAGCATTGTGTCATATTTAAATAAAATGCAATTGCATGACTTAACGGTCATCGAACACGACTTATTTTTAGAAGCACATCCGATCATCACAACACTATGTAAACAATGGTATATCAATAGTTTTAAATATTTTCGTCGTATGTATAAAACTTTCTATTATAGTCGTCCTGAAAAAATAGATAAGTGCTTCTATAAATATTATGGATTGAACAAACTTTTAAACTTATTATTAAAAGAAAAACCAGACTTAATATTGTTGACATTCCCAACACCTGTTGTATCTGTATTAACAGAACAATTTAATATGAATATTCCAATTGCGACTGTTTTAACAGACTATCGCATGCATAAAAACTGGATTACACCAAACTCAACACGTTATTATGTCGCAACAGAAGACTTAAAAGCAGAATTAACAAATATCGGTATTCCAAGTGAACAAACGAAAGTGACAGGGATTCCAGTATCCGCACAATTTGAAACACCTATCGATCGAGAACAATGGCTACTTCAACATCATCTAGATCCAGATGCACCAACGATATTGATGTCAGCAGGTGCTTTCGGTGTATCAAAAGGTTTCCAACAAATGATTGAGCGTATTATAGCTGAGACACCAAATGCACAAGTTGTCATGGTTTGTGGCCGAAATAAAGCGCTGAAACGCCAACTTTCAAGTGATTTTAAAGGGACTAAGAATGTGCTGATATTAGGATACACAAAAGAGATGAACGAATGGATGGCCGCAAGTCAACTTATGATTACCAAACCTGGTGGCATTACGATTTCAGAAGGCTTGGCACGACAAATTCCAATGATTTTCTTAAATCCTGCACCTGGTCAAGAGTTGGAGAATGCTTATTACTTTGAAGCTAAAGGATTCGGTAAGATTGCACAAACACCTACTGAAGCAATTAATATCGTGACACATTTATTACAGCAGCCTCAAGAACGCCAACGAATGGTACAGCATATTATCGATGCACGTGTTTCCAACTCGACTCAAAAACTTTGTGACGACTTACTTCATTTACTTTATGATGCAACTGCATATCAAACTGTTTATGGAAGGGTTCCTTTATATGCAAGATTACTCGTTAAATAA
- a CDS encoding MFS transporter, whose protein sequence is MQDYSLNNKQYMKNFSLLIIILFLMEFARGMYVLSYLPLLPTATSIAVGITSAAISIHFIADAVSNFFIGFILKRWGPRIVLTLGFILALVSLILVIFMPTSPIVLMTSALMLGVAVCPIWVIMLANVDERTRGKQMGYVYFAWLAGLLVGMIGMNLIFKSHPITFNFLMPLIVAVAFILYFFVKVRLTDYHTKNAHEQFKQIISVTRRHIILFPGILLQGVAISALIPILPQYAIDIVGVTTVEYTAAIIIGGIGCTISMLGLSKLIDRFTNRFMYSMIFVGFLCYGMAMISFTLITNIFIVWGIALIVGLVYGLLLPSWNTFMAGFIHPSEQEETWGVINSIQGFGAMIGPIIGGPLSQYFGSPIYTFYFAAGIIFFLACFYGLYFLKLHRTT, encoded by the coding sequence ATGCAAGATTACTCGTTAAATAATAAGCAATATATGAAAAATTTTTCTCTATTAATTATTATTCTATTCCTCATGGAGTTTGCACGTGGCATGTATGTACTCAGTTACTTGCCATTATTACCAACAGCGACATCGATTGCTGTTGGTATTACATCTGCTGCCATTTCTATACATTTTATTGCAGATGCTGTCTCTAACTTCTTTATTGGATTTATTTTAAAAAGATGGGGACCACGTATTGTTTTAACATTAGGCTTTATTTTGGCTCTTGTGAGTTTAATTCTCGTCATCTTCATGCCAACTTCCCCAATTGTTCTCATGACAAGTGCTTTAATGCTAGGTGTGGCAGTCTGTCCTATATGGGTCATTATGCTAGCAAATGTTGATGAGCGTACACGTGGAAAACAAATGGGCTATGTCTATTTTGCATGGCTTGCAGGCTTACTCGTAGGAATGATTGGTATGAACCTTATCTTTAAGAGTCATCCTATTACTTTCAATTTCTTAATGCCTTTAATTGTCGCTGTCGCATTTATACTCTACTTTTTTGTCAAAGTACGATTGACAGATTACCATACTAAAAATGCACACGAACAATTCAAACAGATTATTAGCGTCACGCGTCGTCATATCATTCTTTTCCCAGGTATTTTATTACAAGGTGTTGCAATTAGTGCGTTAATTCCCATTCTGCCACAATATGCAATTGATATTGTAGGCGTGACAACTGTTGAATATACCGCTGCAATTATTATTGGTGGCATTGGCTGTACCATCTCGATGCTCGGTTTATCTAAACTAATCGATCGCTTTACCAATCGTTTTATGTACAGTATGATTTTTGTCGGCTTTCTATGTTATGGTATGGCGATGATTTCCTTCACGCTGATTACGAACATCTTTATTGTATGGGGAATTGCACTGATTGTTGGATTGGTTTATGGCTTACTCCTACCATCATGGAATACATTTATGGCGGGATTTATTCACCCCTCTGAACAAGAAGAAACATGGGGTGTAATTAATAGTATTCAAGGTTTTGGTGCAATGATCGGTCCTATTATCGGTGGACCGTTATCTCAATATTTTGGTAGCCCGATTTATACATTTTACTTCGCAGCAGGTATCATCTTTTTCCTTGCATGCTTCTATGGTTTGTACTTTTTAAAACTTCATCGTACAACGTAA
- a CDS encoding peptide chain release factor 3: protein MSIKDEVSARKTFAIISHPDAGKTTLTEKLLYFSGAIREAGTVKGKKTGKFATSDWMKVEQERGISVTSSVMQFDYDDYKINILDTPGHEDFSEDTYRTLMAVDSAVMVIDCAKGIEPQTLKLFKVCKMRGIPIFTFINKLDRVGKEPFELLDEIETTLGIETYPMNWPVGMGQNFFGIIDRHERTIEPFRDEENILHINEDYELEESHEIADDSSFTQAIEELMLVDEAGESFDEEALKKGNLTPVFFGSALANFGVQNFLNAYVDHAPMPHSRQTEEETEVSPFDDQFSGFIFKIQANMDPKHRDRIAFMRIVSGAFERGMDVKLQRTGKKSKITRSTSFMADDKETVNHAVAGDIIGLYDTGNFQIGDTLVGGNQKFNFKALPQFTPEIFMKVSPKNVMKQKHFHKGIEQLVQEGAIQYYQSLHTNQIILGAVGQLQFEVFEHRMNNEYNVDVIMEPVGKKIARWIENEEDVEDKMNSSRSILVRDRYDNRVFLFENDFATRWFEEKFPNIKLYSLL from the coding sequence ATGAGTATCAAAGATGAAGTATCAGCACGTAAAACCTTTGCGATTATTTCGCATCCGGATGCTGGGAAAACAACCTTGACGGAAAAGCTATTATATTTTAGTGGTGCAATTCGTGAAGCAGGGACAGTTAAAGGGAAGAAGACAGGAAAGTTCGCAACAAGTGACTGGATGAAAGTAGAGCAAGAGCGTGGAATTTCGGTCACAAGTTCTGTTATGCAGTTTGATTATGATGACTACAAAATTAATATTTTGGATACACCAGGACACGAAGACTTTTCAGAGGACACATACCGTACATTAATGGCAGTAGACAGTGCAGTTATGGTTATCGACTGTGCAAAAGGGATTGAGCCACAAACATTAAAATTATTTAAAGTTTGTAAAATGCGTGGTATTCCGATTTTTACATTTATTAATAAATTAGACCGTGTTGGTAAAGAGCCATTTGAATTATTAGATGAAATTGAAACAACATTAGGTATCGAGACATATCCAATGAACTGGCCAGTAGGTATGGGTCAAAACTTCTTTGGTATTATTGATCGTCACGAGCGTACAATTGAACCTTTCCGTGATGAAGAAAATATTTTACACATTAACGAAGATTATGAATTAGAAGAATCACATGAAATTGCAGATGATAGTAGCTTTACACAAGCGATTGAAGAATTAATGCTTGTAGATGAAGCGGGCGAATCATTTGATGAGGAAGCTTTGAAAAAAGGGAACTTAACACCTGTATTTTTCGGTTCAGCGCTTGCAAACTTCGGTGTGCAAAACTTCTTAAATGCTTACGTGGATCATGCACCAATGCCACATTCACGTCAAACTGAAGAAGAAACAGAAGTAAGTCCATTTGATGATCAATTTTCTGGATTTATTTTCAAAATTCAAGCAAACATGGATCCGAAACACCGTGATCGCATTGCTTTTATGCGTATTGTGAGTGGCGCATTTGAACGTGGTATGGATGTGAAATTACAGCGTACAGGAAAAAAATCTAAAATTACACGTTCTACAAGTTTTATGGCGGATGATAAAGAAACGGTTAACCATGCAGTGGCTGGGGATATTATTGGTTTATATGACACTGGAAACTTCCAAATTGGGGATACACTTGTCGGTGGCAATCAGAAATTCAATTTTAAAGCTTTACCGCAATTTACACCTGAAATCTTTATGAAAGTATCACCAAAAAACGTGATGAAACAAAAACATTTCCATAAAGGCATTGAGCAGTTGGTTCAAGAAGGGGCGATTCAATATTATCAATCGCTACACACAAACCAAATCATTCTCGGTGCTGTAGGACAATTACAATTTGAAGTATTCGAGCACCGTATGAATAACGAATATAATGTCGATGTGATTATGGAACCTGTTGGGAAGAAAATTGCACGTTGGATTGAAAATGAAGAAGATGTAGAAGATAAGATGAATTCAAGTCGTTCGATTCTTGTGCGTGACCGCTACGACAACAGAGTGTTCTTATTTGAGAATGACTTTGCGACACGTTGGTTCGAAGAGAAGTTCCCAAATATCAAATTGTATAGCTTATTGTAA
- a CDS encoding TrkH family potassium uptake protein gives MSIISQLFKKSSPQQGIVMYYLFAIIVAFLLLNLPGVHKPGVQVAPIDTLFVAVSGVSVTGLTPINISETYSSFGYIVILFILNTGGIGVMAIGTLLWVVLGKHIGIRERQLIMLDNNKDSMSGTVRLILDIVRAILVIEFVGATLLTFYFYRDLHNLQEAILQGVFVSISATTNGGLDITGDSLIPYANDYFVQTIVMFLIVLGSIGFPVLLEIKAYIKNRIPNFRFSLFTKVTTVTYLAILVLGTIGILFIETNGVFKGETWHKTFFYALFQSVTTRSAGLQTFDVSQFSDATNLLMGGLMFIGSSPSSVGGGIRTTTFAILVLFILNYKPNAERSAIKVFNREIHVQDIHRSFAVLILAVFFTFVGIFIIMLNEGGHLEFIQIYFEIMSAFGTCGLSTGITSELGNISKVVLMILMFVGRVGLISFIIMISGNREVAKYHYPKEHIQIG, from the coding sequence ATGTCAATAATTAGTCAATTGTTTAAAAAGTCCAGTCCGCAACAGGGTATTGTGATGTATTATCTTTTTGCAATTATCGTTGCTTTTTTACTATTGAACTTACCTGGTGTCCATAAGCCTGGTGTGCAAGTGGCACCAATTGATACACTTTTTGTTGCTGTATCTGGGGTGAGTGTGACTGGGTTAACACCGATCAATATTTCAGAAACATATTCATCATTTGGATATATTGTGATCTTATTTATTTTGAATACGGGTGGTATCGGTGTAATGGCAATCGGTACACTGTTATGGGTTGTTTTAGGAAAGCATATCGGTATTCGTGAGCGTCAGTTAATTATGTTAGATAATAATAAGGACTCAATGAGTGGAACAGTTCGATTAATCTTAGATATTGTCCGTGCAATATTAGTGATTGAATTTGTAGGTGCCACTTTGCTGACATTTTATTTTTATCGAGATTTGCATAACTTACAAGAAGCTATCTTACAAGGTGTATTTGTTTCTATTTCTGCCACAACTAATGGTGGTTTAGATATAACTGGAGATTCTCTGATTCCATATGCGAATGATTATTTTGTCCAAACAATTGTGATGTTCTTGATTGTATTAGGCTCAATTGGTTTTCCGGTTTTATTAGAAATAAAGGCATATATAAAAAATAGAATTCCTAACTTTCGATTTTCACTTTTTACGAAGGTTACGACTGTCACGTACCTTGCTATTCTCGTATTAGGAACGATAGGTATCTTGTTCATTGAAACGAATGGTGTTTTTAAAGGGGAAACATGGCATAAAACATTTTTCTATGCACTCTTCCAATCTGTAACAACGAGAAGTGCCGGATTACAGACATTTGATGTGTCACAGTTTTCAGATGCGACGAACTTATTAATGGGTGGACTCATGTTTATTGGTTCATCGCCAAGTTCAGTAGGCGGTGGGATTCGTACAACAACATTTGCCATCTTGGTATTATTTATATTGAACTATAAGCCAAATGCTGAACGTAGTGCGATTAAAGTATTTAACAGAGAAATACATGTTCAAGATATTCATCGATCTTTTGCTGTATTGATTTTAGCTGTATTTTTTACTTTCGTAGGGATATTTATCATTATGTTAAATGAAGGTGGACATCTTGAATTTATACAGATTTATTTTGAAATCATGTCAGCCTTTGGAACGTGCGGTTTATCAACAGGTATTACATCTGAACTAGGTAATATATCAAAAGTCGTATTAATGATCCTCATGTTCGTTGGACGTGTGGGGCTGATATCATTCATCATTATGATCAGTGGTAATCGAGAAGTTGCGAAATACCATTATCCAAAAGAACATATTCAAATTGGATAA
- a CDS encoding TerC family protein — protein MDPSLILSYGWVVLVLVFLEGLLAADNAIVMAVMVRHLPPKQRKKALFYGLLGAFVFRFLALFLISILANFWWIQALGAAYLLFMSAKNLYQFFRKKDADHSGDELGDDAYNFDKEVSPKEFWGTVAKVEFADIAFAIDSMLAALAIAVTLPEIGVHFGGMDAGQFGVMLTGGLIGVILMRFAATFFVEFLNKYPGLEGAAFAIVGWVGIKLVILVLAHEDIALIPHDFPHSATWQIIFWVVMIGLVVLGWFTSVVKNKKEDHS, from the coding sequence ATGGATCCAAGTTTAATTTTATCCTATGGTTGGGTTGTCCTCGTGTTAGTATTCTTAGAAGGTTTACTGGCAGCAGATAACGCAATCGTAATGGCCGTAATGGTGAGACATTTACCGCCAAAACAACGTAAAAAAGCATTATTTTATGGCTTATTAGGTGCCTTTGTTTTTCGATTTTTGGCACTGTTCCTCATCAGTATTTTAGCAAATTTCTGGTGGATCCAAGCGCTAGGAGCAGCATATTTATTATTCATGTCAGCTAAAAATCTGTACCAGTTCTTTAGAAAGAAAGATGCCGATCATTCAGGTGACGAATTGGGCGATGACGCCTATAATTTCGATAAAGAAGTAAGCCCGAAAGAATTCTGGGGTACCGTTGCAAAAGTAGAATTTGCTGATATTGCCTTTGCAATTGACTCAATGCTTGCCGCACTTGCTATTGCCGTAACATTACCTGAAATTGGTGTTCACTTTGGTGGTATGGATGCCGGACAATTTGGTGTCATGCTAACAGGTGGTTTAATCGGTGTTATCTTAATGCGTTTTGCTGCAACATTCTTTGTTGAATTCTTAAATAAATATCCAGGTCTTGAAGGAGCAGCCTTCGCAATTGTTGGTTGGGTAGGTATTAAGTTAGTGATTCTTGTGTTAGCACATGAAGATATCGCATTAATTCCACATGATTTCCCACATTCAGCAACATGGCAAATTATTTTCTGGGTTGTTATGATTGGTTTAGTTGTTCTTGGTTGGTTTACATCTGTAGTGAAGAACAAAAAAGAAGACCATTCATAA
- a CDS encoding alpha/beta hydrolase-fold protein codes for MSGFQVGVVNKTQFTSRHLARDITLSIYLPEDYLETELANILFCFDGRDFLRFGQIHRVYERLRKQNEVSRAIFVGFHYENVNKRRIEFHPQGEKAAATVQAVIHEILPWIEETFSTYKAPEGRYLFGDSLAGSIALLCAFSYPRIVNQVGVLSPHSEDVVEQLFQRCQFKEYLNIWHVIGKEEIDFQLPTNGKRADFLTPNRALQQVIQAAATQYEYHELDGGHNWKTWRTVLPDMLKYFLSNQ; via the coding sequence ATGTCAGGGTTTCAAGTAGGCGTCGTCAATAAGACGCAGTTTACGAGTCGACATTTGGCACGAGACATTACTTTATCCATTTATTTACCAGAAGATTATTTGGAAACAGAGCTAGCAAACATTCTTTTTTGTTTTGATGGTCGAGACTTTTTAAGATTTGGTCAGATTCATCGTGTTTATGAACGACTGCGTAAACAAAATGAAGTCTCACGTGCGATTTTTGTTGGTTTTCATTATGAAAATGTCAATAAACGTCGCATTGAGTTTCATCCACAAGGTGAAAAGGCAGCTGCAACTGTACAGGCAGTTATCCATGAAATATTGCCTTGGATTGAAGAAACATTTTCAACGTACAAAGCACCAGAAGGACGCTACCTATTTGGCGATAGCTTGGCTGGAAGCATCGCATTATTATGTGCGTTCTCATATCCGCGTATTGTCAACCAAGTAGGAGTACTCAGCCCGCATAGTGAGGATGTAGTAGAACAGCTATTCCAACGTTGTCAATTCAAAGAGTATTTGAATATTTGGCATGTCATTGGTAAAGAAGAAATTGATTTTCAGTTACCAACCAATGGGAAACGTGCTGATTTTCTTACGCCAAATCGTGCTTTACAACAGGTGATACAAGCTGCAGCAACACAATATGAATATCATGAACTGGACGGCGGGCATAATTGGAAAACGTGGCGAACAGTACTTCCAGATATGTTAAAGTACTTTTTGAGTAACCAATGA
- a CDS encoding serine protease encodes MDRDKKHVIPRRAYGRKRREFFHNEEREARIKEQEQADVLKAEKEKEQAKNNEERVKDNLRKARIEKITHDEKKTSKKLYKVNGSDKTTVEVNNDSNSQDPSAEKQKSNEQMRIQQDLYKQQANDIQREKAQQQDKDIKEPEENVETSEGESKPRHQYTKKRDWTEGVTQFVSREWAKILIVLGAILILILLFSIFKNVNGSHTTGAVGDDHSTSQKSMTETMKHANAATKSVVAVENNQETTPETVQDAEQQGQVQNESGSGVVYKKVDGLLYILTNAHVVGNKKVHTLTYGHNKTVEGKVIGQDKWSDVAVMTVKASKVDEKQLKPLKQGDSEKLILGEPVLVVGNPLGLDFRNTIGQGIISGIDRNVPIDIDKDGEYDTLVRAFQVDAPINPGDSGGAVIDRDGKLIGIASLKISMPNVEGMGFAIPMNDAIKIADKLQKDGRINYTNLRMELKDVASLSESERSSYRINDNVKEGAVVDQITKNSAASLAGLETGDVIVEVDGKPTKDKLVYRQKMFQHLDKDKPVKFKVLRDGEVKHISVDL; translated from the coding sequence ATGGATCGAGATAAAAAGCATGTGATCCCACGACGAGCTTATGGACGAAAACGTCGTGAATTTTTCCATAATGAAGAGCGTGAAGCACGGATTAAGGAACAAGAGCAAGCGGATGTGCTAAAAGCTGAGAAAGAAAAAGAGCAAGCCAAAAATAATGAAGAACGTGTGAAAGATAATCTACGTAAAGCGCGTATTGAAAAAATCACACATGACGAGAAGAAAACAAGTAAAAAATTATACAAAGTAAATGGTTCAGATAAAACAACTGTTGAAGTAAACAATGATTCAAACAGTCAGGACCCAAGTGCGGAAAAACAAAAATCAAATGAACAGATGCGTATTCAACAAGACTTGTATAAACAACAAGCAAATGATATTCAACGTGAGAAAGCGCAACAACAAGATAAAGATATAAAAGAACCTGAAGAAAATGTAGAAACATCAGAAGGTGAAAGCAAACCTAGACATCAGTATACAAAGAAAAGAGATTGGACTGAAGGCGTGACACAATTTGTATCACGTGAATGGGCTAAAATCCTTATTGTACTGGGAGCAATACTTATTTTGATTTTATTATTTTCTATCTTTAAAAATGTGAACGGTAGTCATACAACAGGTGCCGTTGGTGATGACCACTCTACTTCACAAAAGAGTATGACTGAAACTATGAAACACGCAAATGCGGCGACGAAATCTGTAGTTGCAGTTGAAAACAATCAAGAAACAACACCAGAAACAGTGCAGGATGCAGAGCAACAAGGGCAAGTACAAAATGAAAGTGGTTCAGGTGTCGTCTACAAAAAAGTAGACGGCTTACTTTATATTTTAACGAATGCACATGTTGTTGGTAATAAAAAAGTACATACATTGACATATGGGCACAATAAAACAGTTGAAGGAAAAGTGATTGGACAGGATAAATGGTCGGATGTTGCTGTGATGACTGTCAAAGCTTCAAAAGTAGATGAAAAACAACTTAAGCCATTAAAACAAGGGGATTCTGAAAAGTTAATTTTAGGAGAACCGGTACTCGTAGTTGGGAATCCATTAGGTCTTGATTTCAGAAATACAATTGGTCAAGGTATTATTTCAGGTATTGATCGTAATGTTCCAATTGATATAGATAAAGATGGCGAGTATGATACACTCGTTCGTGCTTTCCAAGTAGATGCACCTATTAATCCAGGTGATTCTGGTGGAGCAGTTATTGATCGTGATGGCAAGTTAATCGGAATTGCGTCGTTAAAAATATCAATGCCTAATGTTGAGGGAATGGGATTTGCAATTCCAATGAATGATGCTATAAAAATTGCAGACAAACTTCAAAAAGACGGTAGAATTAACTATACAAACTTAAGAATGGAATTAAAAGATGTCGCTTCATTATCAGAAAGTGAGCGTAGTTCATATCGTATTAATGACAATGTGAAGGAAGGCGCTGTTGTAGATCAGATTACGAAAAATAGCGCAGCAAGTCTAGCTGGATTAGAAACAGGCGATGTGATTGTAGAAGTGGATGGTAAACCAACGAAAGACAAGCTTGTTTATCGTCAGAAAATGTTTCAGCATTTAGATAAAGATAAACCAGTTAAATTTAAAGTACTACGTGACGGTGAGGTTAAGCATATCTCAGTTGATCTGTAA
- a CDS encoding 2'-5' RNA ligase family protein, translating into MILGLALIPSKSFRDEVNAYRKRYDKEYIKIQPHITVKSRFEVNDSELEEVKAEISKRLEGAQPAEIHATKASNFAPTTNVIYFKVEKTDVLEDLFNRFDGDAFYGEAEHPFVPHFTIAQGLTSQEFEDIYGQVRLAGVDHKETIDQLSLLQFDEEADKWQVIETYELG; encoded by the coding sequence ATGATTTTAGGGTTAGCGTTAATTCCATCAAAAAGTTTTCGAGATGAGGTCAATGCCTATCGTAAGCGTTATGATAAAGAATACATTAAAATTCAACCTCATATTACAGTGAAAAGTCGATTTGAAGTTAATGATAGTGAGCTTGAAGAAGTGAAAGCAGAGATTTCAAAACGCTTAGAAGGGGCTCAACCTGCTGAAATTCATGCGACAAAAGCTTCAAACTTTGCACCGACAACAAATGTGATTTACTTTAAAGTCGAAAAAACGGATGTATTAGAAGATTTATTTAACCGTTTTGACGGCGATGCATTTTATGGTGAAGCGGAACATCCATTTGTACCACACTTCACAATTGCACAAGGCTTAACGAGCCAAGAATTTGAAGATATCTACGGTCAAGTTCGTTTAGCAGGTGTTGACCACAAAGAAACAATCGATCAATTATCATTATTACAATTCGATGAAGAAGCAGATAAATGGCAAGTCATCGAAACATATGAATTAGGTTAA
- a CDS encoding YueH family protein: protein MKIRESHSENYSAKVFIYENKKEDYFVVAVPDLNWSMMIDDQLFGEALTEHIVMHLFNVLDEQEAEVLALRITQWVQET, encoded by the coding sequence ATGAAGATTAGAGAAAGTCATAGTGAGAATTACTCAGCGAAAGTATTTATTTACGAAAATAAAAAAGAAGATTATTTCGTCGTTGCCGTACCAGATTTGAATTGGTCTATGATGATTGATGATCAATTATTTGGTGAAGCACTGACAGAACATATTGTGATGCATCTATTTAATGTATTAGATGAACAAGAAGCAGAAGTATTAGCCTTACGTATTACACAATGGGTACAAGAAACATAG